One window of the Candidatus Methylomirabilota bacterium genome contains the following:
- a CDS encoding gamma-glutamylcyclotransferase family protein: MRSETPGRASRAARSPRPVTPPTDLLFTYGTLMRGFRLHHLLDGRALFVGPGQVTGRIIDLGSYPGAVADRDGALRGEVYRVTETALWSRLDSVEGPQYHRREVAVRTADDREMAAWIYWYIGPLDRGVPIPGGDYRAHAPGTSIYHQPSP; the protein is encoded by the coding sequence GTGAGGAGCGAGACGCCGGGAAGAGCGAGCCGCGCCGCCCGTAGCCCCCGCCCCGTCACGCCACCCACCGACCTGCTCTTCACCTACGGCACGCTGATGCGGGGATTCCGTCTGCATCACCTGCTCGACGGCCGCGCGCTGTTCGTTGGCCCGGGCCAGGTGACGGGGCGGATCATCGACCTGGGCTCGTATCCCGGCGCGGTGGCGGACCGCGACGGCGCGCTCCGCGGCGAGGTGTACCGTGTGACCGAGACCGCGCTGTGGTCGAGGCTGGACTCGGTCGAGGGACCCCAGTATCATCGCCGGGAGGTTGCCGTCCGGACCGCGGACGACCGCGAGATGGCCGCGTGGATCTACTGGTACATCGGCCCACTCGATCGCGGCGTGCCGATTCCGGGCGGGGACTACCGGGCGCACGCGCCCGGCACATCCATCTACCACCAGCCGAGCCCGTAG
- a CDS encoding aspartate aminotransferase family protein, translating to MPVEAAQLIKDDQDHLIHPLHHPSDHLEPMVYVRGRGAVLTDVQGREYIDGLAGLWNVNVGHGRTELADAAANQIRELAYFSAYSGSSNIPAIELASKLMTIAYKNMQGVFFTSGGAESNESAFKTARFYWKTRGKPDKVKIIARSLAYHGVTLQAMSATGMSPYWKMFEPRVPNFVHIPTCYPYRQEGAKPGETAGQTAARLLEEAIVREGADTVAAFIAEPIHGGGGVLYPTDDYFPLVRQVCDKHDVLFIADEVITGFCRTGKWFALEHWNVLPDIVSFAKGVSSGYLPLGGIMVSKAIKQAMDDVKPEDKWMHAYTYSGHPTCCAVGIKNLEIMERERLWERAAAMGTRLHKGLQQALGDHKHVGDIRGGKGLLAAVELVEDRGTKAPFGADKKVGPRVLAEMTKRGVITRARLEHVFFAPPLVVSEEQVDRLVSVLRDSLKVVTGV from the coding sequence ATGCCGGTCGAGGCCGCACAGCTCATCAAGGACGACCAGGATCATCTGATCCATCCGCTGCATCATCCGAGCGATCACCTGGAGCCGATGGTCTACGTGCGCGGCCGCGGCGCCGTGCTGACCGACGTGCAGGGCCGCGAGTACATCGACGGTCTGGCCGGGCTCTGGAACGTCAACGTGGGCCACGGGCGCACCGAGCTGGCGGACGCGGCGGCCAACCAGATCCGCGAGCTGGCCTACTTCTCGGCCTACTCGGGCTCGTCGAACATCCCGGCGATCGAGCTGGCCTCCAAGCTGATGACGATTGCCTACAAGAACATGCAGGGCGTGTTCTTCACCTCGGGGGGCGCCGAGTCCAACGAGTCGGCGTTCAAGACCGCGCGCTTCTACTGGAAGACTCGGGGCAAGCCGGACAAGGTCAAGATCATCGCGCGGTCGCTGGCCTACCATGGGGTGACGCTGCAGGCGATGAGCGCCACCGGCATGTCGCCGTACTGGAAGATGTTCGAGCCGCGGGTGCCGAACTTCGTGCATATTCCAACGTGTTATCCGTACCGACAGGAGGGCGCCAAGCCGGGAGAGACCGCGGGGCAAACTGCCGCGCGTCTTTTGGAAGAGGCGATCGTGCGCGAGGGGGCGGACACGGTGGCCGCCTTCATCGCCGAGCCGATCCACGGCGGCGGCGGGGTGCTCTATCCCACCGACGACTACTTCCCGCTGGTGCGCCAGGTCTGCGACAAGCACGACGTGCTGTTCATCGCCGACGAGGTCATCACCGGCTTCTGCCGCACCGGCAAGTGGTTCGCCCTCGAGCACTGGAACGTGCTGCCGGACATCGTCTCCTTCGCCAAGGGCGTGTCGTCGGGCTATCTGCCGCTGGGCGGCATCATGGTCTCGAAGGCGATCAAGCAGGCGATGGACGACGTCAAGCCCGAGGACAAGTGGATGCACGCCTACACGTACTCGGGGCACCCGACCTGCTGCGCGGTCGGCATCAAGAACCTCGAGATCATGGAACGGGAGCGGCTGTGGGAGCGGGCGGCGGCCATGGGCACGCGGCTGCACAAGGGCCTGCAGCAGGCGCTCGGCGACCACAAGCACGTGGGCGACATCCGCGGCGGCAAGGGCCTGCTGGCCGCGGTGGAGCTGGTCGAAGATCGTGGCACCAAGGCACCCTTCGGCGCCGACAAGAAGGTGGGGCCGCGGGTGCTCGCCGAGATGACCAAGCGCGGGGTGATCACGCGCGCGCGGCTCGAGCACGTCTTCTTCGCGCCGCCGCTGGTGGTGAGTGAGGAGCAGGTCGACCGCCTCGTCTCCGTGCTCCGCGACTCCCTCAAGGTCGTCACCGGCGTCTGA
- a CDS encoding class I SAM-dependent methyltransferase, with the protein MRARRALTIGLTAALAACARVPGQEVPDVRTPPAVVNEMLRLANVTTDDVVYDLGSGDGRIVIAAAKDRGARGVGYEIDPTLAKQATDRARGLGLSDRVTFHQGDLFQADLRPATVVTLYLGNELNRRLRLKLLSELRPGSRVVSHNFGMADWVPTQTMQVSSSQGTHTLYLWVVPAR; encoded by the coding sequence ATGAGAGCGAGACGAGCGCTGACGATCGGGCTCACCGCCGCTCTCGCCGCGTGCGCGCGCGTTCCGGGTCAAGAGGTGCCGGACGTCCGGACACCGCCAGCCGTGGTCAACGAGATGCTGAGGCTAGCCAACGTAACTACCGATGACGTCGTCTATGATCTGGGATCGGGCGATGGCCGTATCGTCATCGCCGCCGCGAAGGACCGGGGTGCCCGCGGGGTCGGCTACGAGATCGATCCCACGCTGGCGAAGCAGGCCACCGACCGCGCCCGCGGCCTGGGGCTGAGCGACCGGGTCACGTTCCACCAGGGGGATTTGTTCCAGGCCGATCTGCGCCCGGCCACCGTCGTGACGCTCTACCTGGGGAACGAGCTGAACCGCCGGCTGCGCCTGAAGCTCCTCAGCGAGCTCCGCCCTGGCTCGCGAGTCGTATCGCACAACTTCGGGATGGCGGACTGGGTTCCGACGCAGACGATGCAAGTGTCGAGCAGCCAGGGCACCCACACGCTGTACTTGTGGGTGGTGCCCGCGAGGTAA
- a CDS encoding radical SAM protein gives MDRAQRFRILADAAADDRETGLPVRARLSDGPVGIRPVRLPGGGSTTLMRVMQTNACSLSCGYCPTFCGGRVKRTALSPEEVARTFMESHRAGVAQGLFLTSGVPGRASRAVDRMLAAIEILRKREGFAGYVHVKLLPGAEREQVVQATRLATRVSVNLEGPNDGVVRGLAREKDYSGDLLPNLMLAGRLSREARLEGREGVAAAGTTTQFVVGAQGERDREILGVVSGLEGRGLLHHAHFSAFQPVEGTPMEGLRPAPAAREWRLYQAEHLLRQYGFRFEELVFGGDGNLALDHDPKTAWALAHTEQFPVALERAPYELLLRVPGIGPTAARRLVAERRRTLPRDAQDLRRLGVDAMRAAYFLTVRGRRLRPTLPAEQLRLFPPGEHLTQGPWRTNVPPCAYR, from the coding sequence ATGGACCGCGCGCAACGCTTCCGGATCCTGGCCGACGCCGCCGCCGATGATCGGGAGACCGGCCTTCCGGTCCGCGCGCGACTGAGCGACGGCCCGGTGGGCATCCGGCCGGTCCGCCTGCCCGGTGGCGGATCCACGACGCTCATGCGCGTGATGCAGACGAACGCCTGCTCGCTGTCCTGCGGCTACTGCCCGACGTTCTGTGGCGGGCGCGTGAAGCGGACCGCGCTCTCGCCGGAGGAGGTGGCGCGGACGTTCATGGAGTCGCATCGCGCCGGAGTCGCCCAGGGGCTCTTCCTCACCTCGGGCGTGCCCGGCCGCGCGTCGCGGGCGGTCGATCGCATGCTGGCCGCGATCGAGATTTTGAGGAAGCGGGAAGGCTTCGCCGGCTACGTGCACGTCAAGCTGCTGCCCGGCGCGGAGCGCGAGCAGGTCGTGCAGGCCACGCGGCTGGCCACGCGTGTCTCCGTCAATCTCGAAGGCCCCAACGACGGGGTGGTGCGCGGCCTGGCTCGCGAGAAGGACTACTCGGGCGATCTTCTGCCGAACCTCATGCTGGCCGGCCGTCTCTCGCGCGAGGCGCGGCTCGAAGGACGGGAAGGGGTCGCGGCGGCGGGGACGACGACGCAGTTCGTGGTGGGCGCGCAGGGCGAGCGCGACCGCGAGATCCTGGGCGTGGTGAGCGGTCTCGAGGGCCGCGGCCTGCTCCACCACGCGCACTTCAGCGCCTTCCAGCCGGTGGAGGGCACGCCCATGGAAGGCCTCCGGCCCGCGCCCGCGGCCCGCGAGTGGCGGCTCTACCAGGCCGAGCACCTGCTTCGGCAGTACGGCTTCCGGTTCGAGGAGCTGGTGTTCGGTGGCGACGGCAACCTGGCGCTCGATCACGACCCGAAGACCGCCTGGGCTCTGGCCCACACCGAGCAGTTCCCGGTTGCGCTCGAGCGCGCTCCGTACGAGCTGCTGCTGCGCGTGCCGGGCATCGGCCCGACCGCGGCGCGACGGCTGGTGGCCGAGCGCCGTCGCACGCTGCCGCGCGATGCGCAGGACCTGCGACGCCTCGGCGTGGACGCGATGCGGGCCGCCTACTTCCTGACCGTGCGCGGTCGCCGCCTCCGGCCGACGCTGCCCGCCGAGCAGCTGCGTTTGTTCCCGCCCGGCGAGCACCTGACCCAGGGGCCGTGGCGCACGAACGTGCCGCCGTGCGCCTATCGCTGA
- a CDS encoding DUF393 domain-containing protein, translating into MSSKVEEAQAPARARAVLIYDGACGLCRGGVSWISGRAVPGYFEFLPCQAPERRARYPWMSEGDCLQAMQLILPDGHVLVGDAAIPEILRRLRGWRWLAGVFRLPGVEVLAPRLYAWVARHRYQISCMIGRPRD; encoded by the coding sequence ATGAGCTCCAAAGTCGAGGAAGCCCAGGCCCCCGCCCGGGCGCGCGCGGTCCTGATCTACGATGGCGCCTGCGGCCTGTGTCGCGGCGGGGTGTCCTGGATCTCTGGTCGCGCGGTGCCGGGCTACTTCGAGTTCTTGCCTTGCCAGGCGCCTGAGCGCCGCGCTCGGTATCCGTGGATGTCCGAAGGAGACTGTCTCCAGGCCATGCAGCTCATCCTACCGGATGGCCATGTCTTGGTCGGTGACGCCGCGATCCCCGAGATCCTGCGCCGGCTCCGCGGGTGGCGGTGGCTGGCCGGGGTGTTCCGGCTCCCCGGCGTCGAGGTGCTGGCGCCTCGGCTCTACGCGTGGGTCGCCCGCCATCGCTACCAGATCTCCTGCATGATCGGCCGCCCGCGCGACTGA
- a CDS encoding MFS transporter, with protein MSRDARLVLVAKTARTFCYGFLGVLFPLYLAERGMDAWEIGVAVTLTLLASAAMTFGIRRPAERHGPRAALIAQAGLIVVSALLLLATDHPWVVVGAAMIGNLAVGTGETGPFLTLEQVAVTRASPRAELTTALSLYNLAGYAASAVGAATVTRAGGSPRLLFAVFLLGGLVQIAAYARMAAGGPVPGGARSAAAMPSRPLVRRLAALFALDSLAGGFVLQSLVAYWFYTRFGMGLAALGWTFFGAQVLSGLSLLLAARLAPRLGLVKTMVFSHLISNLLLIAVALAPSAWLAVVMLLARHLLSQMDVPTRQSFLMLAVQDHEREGAASLTNVSRTLAQSVSPALTGWVMTSVSVAAPFFLGGGLKIVYDLMLYATIRKVVLDTGASRAPAS; from the coding sequence GTGAGCCGAGACGCCCGCCTGGTCCTCGTCGCCAAGACCGCACGGACGTTCTGCTACGGCTTCCTGGGTGTGCTGTTCCCGCTCTATCTGGCCGAGCGGGGCATGGATGCGTGGGAGATCGGGGTGGCGGTCACACTCACCCTGCTCGCCAGCGCGGCCATGACCTTCGGGATCCGCCGGCCCGCCGAGCGCCATGGCCCGCGCGCGGCCCTCATCGCCCAGGCCGGTCTCATCGTGGTCTCGGCGCTCCTGCTGCTGGCCACCGACCATCCGTGGGTCGTCGTGGGCGCCGCCATGATCGGCAACCTCGCGGTGGGCACCGGCGAGACCGGTCCGTTCCTCACCCTCGAACAGGTCGCGGTCACGCGCGCGAGCCCCCGGGCCGAGCTGACCACCGCACTGAGCCTGTACAACCTGGCCGGCTACGCCGCGTCCGCGGTCGGGGCGGCGACCGTGACGCGCGCCGGCGGCTCACCCCGGCTCCTCTTCGCCGTGTTCCTGCTGGGCGGGCTGGTTCAGATCGCGGCCTACGCGCGGATGGCCGCGGGCGGCCCGGTCCCCGGGGGCGCCCGTTCCGCGGCGGCGATGCCCTCGCGGCCGCTCGTCCGCCGGCTGGCCGCGCTGTTCGCGCTGGATTCGCTCGCCGGCGGCTTCGTGCTGCAGAGTCTCGTCGCCTACTGGTTCTACACGCGCTTCGGGATGGGCCTGGCTGCGCTCGGATGGACGTTCTTCGGGGCGCAGGTGCTCTCGGGCCTTTCGCTGCTGCTCGCCGCTCGCCTCGCCCCGCGACTGGGCCTGGTCAAGACCATGGTGTTCTCGCATCTCATCTCGAACCTGCTGCTGATCGCGGTGGCGCTGGCCCCGTCGGCGTGGCTCGCGGTCGTCATGCTGCTGGCACGCCACCTGCTCTCCCAGATGGATGTGCCGACCCGCCAGAGCTTTCTCATGCTGGCCGTGCAGGACCACGAGCGCGAGGGCGCAGCCAGCCTCACCAATGTGAGCCGCACGCTGGCGCAATCGGTGAGCCCCGCGCTCACCGGCTGGGTGATGACCAGCGTGTCGGTCGCCGCGCCCTTCTTCCTGGGCGGCGGGCTCAAGATCGTCTACGACCTGATGCTCTACGCGACGATCCGGAAGGTCGTTCTCGATACCGGCGCCTCACGTGCGCCGGCCAGCTGA